From the Notolabrus celidotus isolate fNotCel1 chromosome 12, fNotCel1.pri, whole genome shotgun sequence genome, one window contains:
- the LOC117822873 gene encoding zinc finger BED domain-containing protein 1-like: protein MSPTSRYDRLEHIPPSAVPTAAADESELPAVKKAKKSLSSYFKKAAAPTDQGISKPSRASIELELNMYLQAADLDAEKDPLVWWRQHEVNFPLVAKLAKKYLCVPATSSPSERVFSASGNIVTCKRSCLKPERVDQLVFLYLNL from the coding sequence ATGTCGCCAACAAGTCGTTACGACCGACTCGAACACATTCCACCGTCAGCTGTCcccacagctgctgcagatgaATCAGAGCTCCCTGCAGTCAAGAAGGCAAAAAAGAGTTTGTCCAGCTACTTCAAGAAAGCAGCAGCACCCACAGACCAAGGCATCTCCAAGCCAAGTAGAGCATCCATTGAACTGGAGCTCAACATGTACCTGCAGGCAGCTGACCTGGATGCAGAGAAAGATCCTCTTGTATGGTGGAGGCAGCATGAGGTCAACTTCCCATTAGTGGCAAAGCTTGCCAAAAAATACCTATGTGTCCCCGCAACTAGTTCTCCATCTGAGCGGGTCTTCAGTGCTAGTGGGAACATAGTTACATGCAAGAGATCATGTCTCAAGCCTGAAAGAGTTGACCAGCTTGTCTTCCTATATCTCAACCTGTGA